A DNA window from Aquarana catesbeiana isolate 2022-GZ linkage group LG01, ASM4218655v1, whole genome shotgun sequence contains the following coding sequences:
- the LOC141105994 gene encoding uncharacterized protein, whose product MADLTAAALLEQLRAVAATQGADWLQAQVAAIIQEDRAAPSGGGQETPRGRRSRPPQRFSPDSSPVSQRPRDQHRGRQNQPPPPSAQQARGASMGEVQRSQRRGRSAGMGETSATLGSPPSARRRRQEQPDGESLGSASGQSDRRSSAVDRGAGQGVHAASSPTPARGGTLRSTVSVVNRGERRTAEAQHSQRNRSPSTRPGRGSGVAAQRAGREQQRRPPAARAGTSGVQAPVVRQEEVSDRSEGELSGSERDEDQGQASAVDSGRAADRPSPVQPGDSVPLVWILGHSFVFWGAKRADVRPNGRQLGIPRQEARVRWIGLSGMMWNRVRSEVHKFARWDRAPDVLVLHVGGNDMGVRSMRDLIRDIKCDVLRLQAAFPGMVIVWSDMVGRRSWRWALSDIKVDRARVKVNKEVSKFVMRNGGVTIRHRELEVDTWRYLRSDGVHLNDVGTDLWALGLQEGVQRALRVWRCSQG is encoded by the exons aTGGCGGATTTAACGGCGGCGGCTTTGCTCGAACAGCTCAGAGCGGTGGCCGCAACTCAGGGGGCAGACTGGCTGCAGGCTCAGGTCGCAGCCATAATACAGGAAGACAGAGCGGCACCGAGCGGGGGGGGCCAGGAGACTCCACGTGGGCGCCGTTCCAGGCCGCCACAGCGCTTCAGCCCTGACTCTTCTCCTGTGAGTCAGAGGCCCAGGGACCAGCACAGAGGCAGACAGAATCAgccacccccccccagtgctcagCAAGCTCGGGGAGCCAGCATGGGAGAGGTGCAGCGTTCACAGCGCAGAGGAAGAAGTGCAGGGATGGGGGAGACCAGCGCAACCCTCGGTTCCCCCCCCTCAGCGCGTCGCAGGCGACAGGAACAACCAGATGGAGAGTCGCTGGGGTCAGCAAGCGGTCAGTCGGACCGTCGATCATCGGCAGTTGATCGGGGGGCTGGTCAGGGGGTCCATGCGGCCAGCAGCCCTACGCCAGCCAGAGGTGGAACCTTGAGAAGCACAGTGTCGGTGGTGAACAGAGGTGAAAGGAGAACAGCGGAGGCCCAGCATAGTCAGAGGAACAGAAGTCCGTCTACAAGGCCAGGACGCGGGTCCGGTGTTGCGGCGCAGCGGGCGGGGAGAGAGCAACAGCGGAGACCCCCGGCAGCCAGAGCGGGAACCTCTGGCGTGCAGGCACCGGTCGTTCGCCAGGAGGAAGTCAGCGACAGGTCGGAAGGTGAACTGTCCGGGTCAGAGAGAGACGAGGACCAGGGACAAGCGTCGGCGGTGGATTCCGGAAGGGCGGCTGATCGGCCCagtcctgtgcagcctg GTGACTCGGTGCCCCTGgtttggatattgggccactcattCGTGTTCTGGGGTGCCAAGCGGGCCGACGTTCGGCCGAATGGTAGGCAGCTGGGTATCCCAAGGCAGGAAGCACGGGTAAGGTGGATTGGGTTGTCAGGGATGATGTGGAACAGGGTAAGGTCAGAGGTCCACAAGTTTGCTCGGTGGGACAGGGCCCCGGATGTTTTAGTTTTACACGTGGGGGGCAATGACATGGGGGTCAGGTCCATGAGGGACCTCATACGTGACATAAAATGTGATGTTCTACGTTTACAGGCGGCTTTCCCTGGGATGGTGATagtatggtcggacatggtgggTAGAAGGTCATGGCGCTGGGCTTTGTCTGATATAAAGGTTGATAGGGCACGTGTGAAGGTAAATAAGGAGGTCAGCAAGTTTGTTATGCGGAATGGGGGAGTGACCATACGGCATAGGGAGTTGGAGGTGGATACCTGGAGGTACCTGAGAAGTGATGGGGTGCATCTGAATGATGTGGGCACTGATCTTTGGGCGCTTGGTTTGCAGGAGGGGGTACAgcgagctttgagggtgtggaggtgctcgcaagggtaa